In Ctenopharyngodon idella isolate HZGC_01 chromosome 2, HZGC01, whole genome shotgun sequence, the following are encoded in one genomic region:
- the paxip1 gene encoding PAX-interacting protein 1 isoform X1 — MSEDDLKVPEELFKDVKFYVVGDIDQKVVQLLKAGKGKEVSYNALATHIIAEDGDNPEVGESREVFDLPVVKPSWVILSVKCGDLLPVTGFSPESGQVFFGVTACLPHLAEDLNTLWAFITFYGGDCQLHFNKKCTHLVVPEPKGAKYECALRHSNIKIVTPEWILDSVKEKNRKDETLYHPRLTLYEAPEEDGSEYENERSSGSEGSYSDRRSPHSRRSSPTSSRDASPVGRRSRSPSPKHERKSELMFDDSDDSSPEKEDRNLNWTPAEVPQPGPAKRRIQPGKETGLINLCANVPPVPGGFGPPDTRLVGAGGGVPLGVERSEVMGGWNPTPRTLRNITNNADTQQASRPSNVAHIIQSLSSSTKGVAEHLGNQGQSGVPNQILFNPVKPQQQLPPEAQQQLMQQQQPHQLPQPQQQHPQQMAQQHPMMLPQVMQMHHHQQQQPQQQQQPQQPQQGFPQMPQQSHQFLQQQMHQQMYAQQQQQQQQQQQQHTFPQQQMRPQQLQRPPLQQQQQHALQQQLQQLQQQHRLQLQLQQQQQQQQQQQQQQQQNQQQMHQQHLQQQQHFLQQQLQQQHMQQLQQQQQMQQQHLQNQQPLQHQNQQVTPHQTQTMLQPPVMPAQLHQLFGHEPGQDIPEEGFLVGCIFAIADYPEQMADKQLLATWKRIIQANGGTVDSALSRCTHLLCESQVSNTYLQALREGKRCVTAHWLNTVLKKKKMVPPHRTLHLPFSFPPGAKPCSQHIISVTGFVDSDRDDLKLMAYLAGARYTGYLCRSNTVLICKEPSGLKYEKAKEWRIPCVNAQWLCDILLGHFDALRQIQHSRYSQFNLPEPLAPNPHFVHNLLSAWRIPVKISPEALATLRLQLKQKQADVNLQPPNKRPKLEELPTPTKKLPPESTPYVLFTGFEPLQAQQYIKKLYDLGGEVADSTQKCTHLVANKVTRTVKFLTAVSVVKHIVTPQWLEESWKSQKFVDEQSYMLRDAEAEVLFCFSLEESLKRAHAAPLFKGKYFYITPGICPSLSTMKVIVESAGGKVLSKQPSYRKIMEHKQNKNLPEIILITCENDTHLCREYFLKNIDVYTAELILTGVLTQTLDYESYPFKIHARSNKQIRNNDF, encoded by the exons ATGTCGGAAGACGACTTAAAAGTACCGGAAGAGCTTTTCAAGGACGTGAAGTTCTATGTGGTGGGAGACATTGATCAGAAG GTTGTGCAACTTCTGAAAGCTGGGAAAGGAAAAGAAGTGTCTTACAATGCCCTCGCCACCCATATTATAGCAGAAGATGGGGACAATCCAGAGGTTGGGGAGTCCAGAGAGGTCTTTGACTTGCCTGTTGTGAAG CCGAGCTGGGTGATCCTGTCTGTCAAATGTGGAGACCTGCTACC AGTTACAGGATTTTCTCCAGAGTCAGGACAAGTGTTCTTTGGTGTTACAGCTTGTCTACCACAT ctggCAGAGGATCTCAACACACTTTGGGCCTTTATCACATTCTATGGAGGTGACTGTCAGCTCCACTTCAACAAGAAGTGCACCCATCTTGTTGTGCCTGAACCGAAGGGG GCCAAGTATGAGTGTGCTTTGCGGCATAGCAACATTAAAATAGTAACCCCAGAATGGATTTTGGActctgtaaaagaaaagaacaggaaGGATGAGACTTTATATCACCCACGGCTGACATTATATGAGGCACCAGAAGAGGATGGCAGCGAGTATGAAAATGAGAGGAGCTCAGGTTCTGAAGGCAGCTACAGTGACAGACGCTCGCCACACAGCCGACGGTCCAGCCCTACATCATCCCGCGACGCTTCCCCAGTAGGCAGGCGTAGTCGTTCACCCTCACCGAAACATGAACGCAAATCAGAGTTGATGTTCGATGACTCTGATGACTCCTCCCCAGAGAAGGAAGACCGCAACCTGAACTGGACCCCAGCTGAGGTGCCGCAGCCTGGCCCTGCCAAGCGTCGAATACAGCCTGGCAAAGAAACGGGTTTGATCAATCTGTGTGCCAATGTCCCACCTGTACCTGGAGGCTTTGGACCACCAGATACTCGGCTGGTCGGCGCAGGTGGAGGTGTGCCTCTAGGGGTGGAGAGATCGGAGGTCATGGGTGGATGGAACCCAACTCCCAGGACCCTGAGGAACATTACTAACAATGCAGACACGCAACAGGCCTCGCGACCCTCCAATGTGGCACAT atCATCCAGAGTCTTTCATCCTCCACTAAAGGTGTGGCGGAGCACCTGGGAAATCAAGGCCAGTCTGGTGTTCCCAACCAGATTCTGTTTAATCCAGTTAAGCCCCAGCAGCAACTACCACCTGAAGCACAACAGCAGTtaatgcagcagcagcagccacATCAGCTACCACAACCGCAACAACAGCACCCACAACAGATGGCACAACAGCATCCTATGATGTTGCCGCAGGTCATGCAGATGCACCaccatcagcagcagcaaccgcaacaacagcagcagcctCAGCAGCCGCAGCAAGGCTTCCCTCAAATGCCTCAGCAATCCCATCAGTTCTTACAGCAACAAATGCATCAGCAGATGTATgcacaacaacagcaacaacaacagcagcagcagcaacaacacaCATTCCCACAGCAACAAATGCGACCACAACAGCTCCAGAGGCCACccttgcagcagcagcagcaacatgCATTGCAGCAGCAATTGCAGCAGTTACAACAGCAGCATAGACTCCAGTTGCAgttacaacaacagcagcaacagcaacaacaacagcaacaacaacagcagcaaaacCAGCAGCAGATGCACCAACAACATTTGCAGCAGCAACAACATTTCCTACAACAGCAACTCCAACAGCAGCACATGCAACAGctgcagcaacagcagcaaatGCAACAGCAGCATCTGCAGAACCAGCAGCCTCTGCAGCATCAGAACCAGCAGGTTACTCCACATCAGACCCAGACCATGCTTCAACCCCCAGTTATGCCTGCACAGCTGCACCAACTCTTCGGGCATGAGCCAGGCCAAGACA tcccTGAAGAGGGATTCCTGGTTGGCTGTATCTTTGCTATTGCTGACTATCCAGAACAGATGGCTGATAAACAGTTACTGGCCACATGGAAAAGG ATCATTCAGGCAAATGGAGGAACTGTGGACTCTGCTCTTAGCCGCTGCACTCATTTACTTTGTGAGAGTCAAGTCAGCAACACCTATCTCCAG GCTCTGAGAGAGGGAAAGCGTTGTGTGACGGCTCACTGGCTTAACACTGTTCTCAAGAAGAAGAAAATGGTCCCTCCTCACAGGACTCTTCATCTTCCCTTCAGCTTCCCTCCAGGGGCCAAGCCCTGCTCGCAGCAT ATTATTTCTGTGACTGGATTCGTGGACAGTGATCGTGATGATTTGAAGCTCATGGCCTATCTAGCAGGAGCCCGATACACAGGTTATCTGTGTCGAAGCAACACTGTGCTCATCTGTAAAGA ACCGAGTGGGCTGAAATACGAGAAGGCAAAGGAGTGGAGGATCCCATGTGTGAACGCCCAGTGGCTGTGTGACATCCTACTGGGGCACTTTGATGCTTTGAGGCAAATCCAACACAGTAGATATTCTCAGTTCAATTTGCCCGAACCACTGGCACCCAACCCGCATTTTGTGCACAATCTTCTGA GTGCTTGGCGCATTCCTGTGAAGATCTCACCGGAGGCGTTGGCG ACCTTACGTCTGCAGCTGAAACAGAAACAGGCTGACGTCAACTTGCAGCCACCCAACAAGAGGCCCAA GCTAGAAGAGTTGCCAACACCTACTAAAAAGCTTCCTCCGGAGTCCACACCTTATGTGCTTTTCACAGGCTTTGAACCTCTGCAGGCTCAGCAGTACATAAAG AAATTGTATGATCTTGGAGGGGAAGTGGCTGACAGCACTCAGAAGTGCACTCATCTGGTTGCTAACAAAGTGACAAGAACGGTGAAGTTCCTCACTGCTGTATCTGTGGTCAAGCACATAGTCACTCCACAATGGCTGGAGGAAAGCTGGAAAAGCCAGAAATTTGTGG ATGAGCAGAGCTACATGCTGCGAGATGCAGAGGCAGAGGTGTTGTTCTGTTTTAGTCTGGAGGAGTCACTGAAGAGAGCTCATGCAGCTCCGCTGTTCAAG GGGAAGTATTTCTATATAACTCCAGGAATCTGTCCGAGCCTCAGCACAATGAAAGTTATAGTAGAGAGTGCCGGAGGGAAAGTGCTCTCCAAGCAGCCCTCCTACCGCAAGATCATGGAGCACAAGCAAAACAAG AATTTACCGGAGATCATTCTAATAACCTGTGAAAATGACACTCATCTGTGTCGAGAGTACTTCCTGAAGAACATCG ATGTGTACACTGCTGAGCTTATATTGACTGGGGTGTTGACTCAGACCTTGGATTATGAATCATATCCTTTTAAAATACATGCAAGATCTAACaaacaaataagaaacaatGACTTTTGA
- the LOC127501615 gene encoding putative protein TPRXL, whose translation MKAGGNSKHAFLALPASKIPAFIPSSWKHSSTHAPCSNTSRFTNQISSSSSKSSIPCLSLSWPSCRPVSPSQSPGPSQCSEGQNLTLPPQTQNGQSCSYSYSSSSSSSSSVSPNSTSSSSPPPSPSHSLLSPTAMCRGSRAVHLSSFCSRRSLKASSGQAAITPASFTGDMA comes from the coding sequence ATGAAAGCTGGCGGGAATAGTAAACATGCTTTCCTTGCTTTGCCTGCTTCTAAGATCCCAGCTTTTATACCTAGCTCATGGAAACATAGCTCAACCCATGCTCCTTGTTCAAATACTTCTAGGTTTACTAACCAaatctcttcctcttcttccaaGTCTTCAATCCCATGTCTCAGTCTGAGCTGGCCCAGCTGTAGACCCGTCTCACCCTCACAGTCTCCCGGGCCTTCTCAGTGTTCTGAAGGTCAAAACCTAACCCTTCCTCCCCAGACTCAAAATGGCCAGTCCTGCTCCTATTCCTactcatcctcttcctcctcctcctcctctgtcTCTCCGAACTCTACTTCCTCCTCCTCGCcccctccctctccctctcacTCCCTCCTGTCTCCCACTGCCATGTGCCGGGGAAGTCGAGCTGTACACTTGTCCAGCTTCTGCAGCCGCAGGTCTCTGAAGGCCAGCAGTGGCCAAGCCGCTATCACACCAGCATCCTTCACCGGGGACATGGCATGA
- the paxip1 gene encoding PAX-interacting protein 1 isoform X2 has product MSEDDLKVPEELFKDVKFYVVGDIDQKVVQLLKAGKGKEVSYNALATHIIAEDGDNPEVGESREVFDLPVVKPSWVILSVKCGDLLPVTGFSPESGQVFFGVTACLPHLAEDLNTLWAFITFYGGDCQLHFNKKCTHLVVPEPKGAKYECALRHSNIKIVTPEWILDSVKEKNRKDETLYHPRLTLYEAPEEDGSEYENERSSGSEGSYSDRRSPHSRRSSPTSSRDASPVGRRSRSPSPKHERKSELMFDDSDDSSPEKEDRNLNWTPAEVPQPGPAKRRIQPGKETGLINLCANVPPVPGGFGPPDTRLVGAGGGVPLGVERSEVMGGWNPTPRTLRNITNNADTQQASRPSNVAHIIQSLSSSTKGVAEHLGNQGQSGVPNQILFNPVKPQQQLPPEAQQQLMQQQQPHQLPQPQQQHPQQMAQQHPMMLPQVMQMHHHQQQQPQQQQQPQQPQQGFPQMPQQSHQFLQQQMHQQMYAQQQQQQQQQQQQHTFPQQQMRPQQLQRPPLQQQQQHALQQQLQQLQQQHRLQLQLQQQQQQQQQQQQQQQQNQQQMHQQHLQQQQHFLQQQLQQQHMQQLQQQQQMQQQHLQNQQPLQHQNQQVTPHQTQTMLQPPVMPAQLHQLFGHEPGQDIPEEGFLVGCIFAIADYPEQMADKQLLATWKRIIQANGGTVDSALSRCTHLLCESQVSNTYLQALREGKRCVTAHWLNTVLKKKKMVPPHRTLHLPFSFPPGAKPCSQHIISVTGFVDSDRDDLKLMAYLAGARYTGYLCRSNTVLICKEPSGLKYEKAKEWRIPCVNAQWLCDILLGHFDALRQIQHSRYSQFNLPEPLAPNPHFVHNLLSAWRIPVKISPEALATLRLQLKQKQADVNLQPPNKRPKLEELPTPTKKLPPESTPYVLFTGFEPLQAQQYIKKLYDLGGEVADSTQKCTHLVANKVTRTVKFLTAVSVVKHIVTPQWLEESWKSQKFVDEQSYMLRDAEAEVLFCFSLEESLKRAHAAPLFKGKYFYITPGICPSLSTMKVIVESAGGKVLSKQPSYRKIMEHKQNKNLPEIILITCENDTHLCREYFLKNIDVYTAELILTGVLTQTLDYESYKFT; this is encoded by the exons ATGTCGGAAGACGACTTAAAAGTACCGGAAGAGCTTTTCAAGGACGTGAAGTTCTATGTGGTGGGAGACATTGATCAGAAG GTTGTGCAACTTCTGAAAGCTGGGAAAGGAAAAGAAGTGTCTTACAATGCCCTCGCCACCCATATTATAGCAGAAGATGGGGACAATCCAGAGGTTGGGGAGTCCAGAGAGGTCTTTGACTTGCCTGTTGTGAAG CCGAGCTGGGTGATCCTGTCTGTCAAATGTGGAGACCTGCTACC AGTTACAGGATTTTCTCCAGAGTCAGGACAAGTGTTCTTTGGTGTTACAGCTTGTCTACCACAT ctggCAGAGGATCTCAACACACTTTGGGCCTTTATCACATTCTATGGAGGTGACTGTCAGCTCCACTTCAACAAGAAGTGCACCCATCTTGTTGTGCCTGAACCGAAGGGG GCCAAGTATGAGTGTGCTTTGCGGCATAGCAACATTAAAATAGTAACCCCAGAATGGATTTTGGActctgtaaaagaaaagaacaggaaGGATGAGACTTTATATCACCCACGGCTGACATTATATGAGGCACCAGAAGAGGATGGCAGCGAGTATGAAAATGAGAGGAGCTCAGGTTCTGAAGGCAGCTACAGTGACAGACGCTCGCCACACAGCCGACGGTCCAGCCCTACATCATCCCGCGACGCTTCCCCAGTAGGCAGGCGTAGTCGTTCACCCTCACCGAAACATGAACGCAAATCAGAGTTGATGTTCGATGACTCTGATGACTCCTCCCCAGAGAAGGAAGACCGCAACCTGAACTGGACCCCAGCTGAGGTGCCGCAGCCTGGCCCTGCCAAGCGTCGAATACAGCCTGGCAAAGAAACGGGTTTGATCAATCTGTGTGCCAATGTCCCACCTGTACCTGGAGGCTTTGGACCACCAGATACTCGGCTGGTCGGCGCAGGTGGAGGTGTGCCTCTAGGGGTGGAGAGATCGGAGGTCATGGGTGGATGGAACCCAACTCCCAGGACCCTGAGGAACATTACTAACAATGCAGACACGCAACAGGCCTCGCGACCCTCCAATGTGGCACAT atCATCCAGAGTCTTTCATCCTCCACTAAAGGTGTGGCGGAGCACCTGGGAAATCAAGGCCAGTCTGGTGTTCCCAACCAGATTCTGTTTAATCCAGTTAAGCCCCAGCAGCAACTACCACCTGAAGCACAACAGCAGTtaatgcagcagcagcagccacATCAGCTACCACAACCGCAACAACAGCACCCACAACAGATGGCACAACAGCATCCTATGATGTTGCCGCAGGTCATGCAGATGCACCaccatcagcagcagcaaccgcaacaacagcagcagcctCAGCAGCCGCAGCAAGGCTTCCCTCAAATGCCTCAGCAATCCCATCAGTTCTTACAGCAACAAATGCATCAGCAGATGTATgcacaacaacagcaacaacaacagcagcagcagcaacaacacaCATTCCCACAGCAACAAATGCGACCACAACAGCTCCAGAGGCCACccttgcagcagcagcagcaacatgCATTGCAGCAGCAATTGCAGCAGTTACAACAGCAGCATAGACTCCAGTTGCAgttacaacaacagcagcaacagcaacaacaacagcaacaacaacagcagcaaaacCAGCAGCAGATGCACCAACAACATTTGCAGCAGCAACAACATTTCCTACAACAGCAACTCCAACAGCAGCACATGCAACAGctgcagcaacagcagcaaatGCAACAGCAGCATCTGCAGAACCAGCAGCCTCTGCAGCATCAGAACCAGCAGGTTACTCCACATCAGACCCAGACCATGCTTCAACCCCCAGTTATGCCTGCACAGCTGCACCAACTCTTCGGGCATGAGCCAGGCCAAGACA tcccTGAAGAGGGATTCCTGGTTGGCTGTATCTTTGCTATTGCTGACTATCCAGAACAGATGGCTGATAAACAGTTACTGGCCACATGGAAAAGG ATCATTCAGGCAAATGGAGGAACTGTGGACTCTGCTCTTAGCCGCTGCACTCATTTACTTTGTGAGAGTCAAGTCAGCAACACCTATCTCCAG GCTCTGAGAGAGGGAAAGCGTTGTGTGACGGCTCACTGGCTTAACACTGTTCTCAAGAAGAAGAAAATGGTCCCTCCTCACAGGACTCTTCATCTTCCCTTCAGCTTCCCTCCAGGGGCCAAGCCCTGCTCGCAGCAT ATTATTTCTGTGACTGGATTCGTGGACAGTGATCGTGATGATTTGAAGCTCATGGCCTATCTAGCAGGAGCCCGATACACAGGTTATCTGTGTCGAAGCAACACTGTGCTCATCTGTAAAGA ACCGAGTGGGCTGAAATACGAGAAGGCAAAGGAGTGGAGGATCCCATGTGTGAACGCCCAGTGGCTGTGTGACATCCTACTGGGGCACTTTGATGCTTTGAGGCAAATCCAACACAGTAGATATTCTCAGTTCAATTTGCCCGAACCACTGGCACCCAACCCGCATTTTGTGCACAATCTTCTGA GTGCTTGGCGCATTCCTGTGAAGATCTCACCGGAGGCGTTGGCG ACCTTACGTCTGCAGCTGAAACAGAAACAGGCTGACGTCAACTTGCAGCCACCCAACAAGAGGCCCAA GCTAGAAGAGTTGCCAACACCTACTAAAAAGCTTCCTCCGGAGTCCACACCTTATGTGCTTTTCACAGGCTTTGAACCTCTGCAGGCTCAGCAGTACATAAAG AAATTGTATGATCTTGGAGGGGAAGTGGCTGACAGCACTCAGAAGTGCACTCATCTGGTTGCTAACAAAGTGACAAGAACGGTGAAGTTCCTCACTGCTGTATCTGTGGTCAAGCACATAGTCACTCCACAATGGCTGGAGGAAAGCTGGAAAAGCCAGAAATTTGTGG ATGAGCAGAGCTACATGCTGCGAGATGCAGAGGCAGAGGTGTTGTTCTGTTTTAGTCTGGAGGAGTCACTGAAGAGAGCTCATGCAGCTCCGCTGTTCAAG GGGAAGTATTTCTATATAACTCCAGGAATCTGTCCGAGCCTCAGCACAATGAAAGTTATAGTAGAGAGTGCCGGAGGGAAAGTGCTCTCCAAGCAGCCCTCCTACCGCAAGATCATGGAGCACAAGCAAAACAAG AATTTACCGGAGATCATTCTAATAACCTGTGAAAATGACACTCATCTGTGTCGAGAGTACTTCCTGAAGAACATCG ATGTGTACACTGCTGAGCTTATATTGACTGGGGTGTTGACTCAGACCTTGGATTATGAAT CATATAAATTCACATGA